Proteins found in one Parasteatoda tepidariorum isolate YZ-2023 chromosome 7, CAS_Ptep_4.0, whole genome shotgun sequence genomic segment:
- the LOC107449729 gene encoding PRA1 family protein 3, producing the protein MSNSVEIAPMRSLDDFLLESARFQIPNVKDMDKWANRVCNNLLYYQTNYFFMSVIVFLIVGLIHPAKMLCGIAAMLAAFGLFCYVTNSKRTAAKFKRDHPVVSLLVIFSGGYFVVYMLGSVLIFLFGIMLPVLLIFIHSSMRLRNIRNKVINKIETIGLKKTPMGLFLEALGQEHSIIT; encoded by the exons atgtctaattcaGTTGAAATTGCACCTATGAGAAGTCTGGATGATTTCTTATTGGAATCAGCAAGATTTCAGATACCTAATGTCAAAGACATGGATAAATGGGCAAATCGAGTGTGCAATAATTTACTCTACTACCagacaaattacttttttatgtctgtaattgtttttcttattgttgG ACTTATTCATCCTGCTAAAATGCTTTGTGGCATTGCAGCAATGCTCGCAGCCTTCGGATTATTCTGCTATGTGACTAACTCAAAAAGAACTGCAGCAAAATTCAAACGAGATCACCCTGTAGTCAGTCTTCTAGTGATTTTTTCTG GAGGTTATTTTGTGGTCTATATGCTTGGATCGGTCCTAATTTTTCTGTTTGGAATCATGCTGCCTGTTCTTT TGATATTCATTCATTCCTCGATGCGGTTGAGAAATATCCGAAACAAGGtcatcaataaaattgaaacaattggTTTGAAAAAGACCCCGATGGGTCTTTTTTTAGAAGCGCTTGGGCAAGAACATTCTATTATCACCTAA